A window from Micromonospora terminaliae encodes these proteins:
- the purD gene encoding phosphoribosylamine--glycine ligase: MRVLLVGGGGREHALALGLAADPSVDVLVAAPGNPGIAAVAEVREVNATDPAAVAALAVETAADLVVIGPEAPLVAGVADAVRAKGIPAFGPSAEAARLEGSKTFAKDVMTAAGVPTARAYTCTDAESVGRALDEFGAPYVVKNDGLAAGKGVVVTDDRATAERHAAECGRVVIEEYLAGPEVSLFVVTDGEAALPLLPAQDFKRVGDGDTGPNTGGMGAYAPLPWAPPGLVDEVMRDVVHPTLAELRRRGAPFVGLLYVGLAITAAGPRVIEFNARFGDPETQVVLALLETPLGGLLHAAATGTLAAHPPLRWRDGAAVTVVVAAEGYPAAPRTGDVITGADRAGVIQAGTRRDADGTLRSAGGRVLCGTATGPDLAAARDAAYQVVRGIELAGAHHRSDIAGLAIEGRITIPG, translated from the coding sequence GTGCGGGTTCTTCTTGTGGGTGGTGGGGGGCGGGAGCATGCGCTCGCCCTCGGCCTGGCTGCCGATCCTTCCGTCGACGTGCTTGTTGCCGCTCCCGGGAATCCCGGGATCGCGGCGGTCGCCGAGGTGCGGGAGGTGAACGCCACCGATCCGGCGGCGGTCGCGGCGCTCGCCGTCGAGACCGCGGCGGACCTGGTCGTGATCGGGCCGGAGGCCCCGCTGGTCGCGGGGGTTGCCGACGCGGTGCGGGCCAAGGGCATCCCGGCGTTCGGCCCGTCGGCCGAGGCGGCCCGGCTGGAGGGCTCGAAGACGTTCGCCAAGGACGTGATGACCGCCGCCGGCGTGCCGACCGCCCGGGCGTACACCTGCACCGACGCGGAGAGCGTCGGGCGGGCGCTGGACGAGTTCGGCGCGCCGTACGTGGTGAAGAACGACGGGCTGGCCGCCGGCAAGGGCGTCGTGGTGACCGACGACCGCGCCACCGCCGAGCGGCACGCCGCGGAGTGCGGCCGGGTGGTGATCGAGGAGTACCTGGCCGGTCCCGAGGTCTCCCTCTTCGTGGTCACCGACGGCGAGGCCGCCCTGCCGCTGCTGCCCGCCCAGGACTTCAAGCGCGTCGGCGACGGCGACACCGGGCCGAACACGGGCGGCATGGGTGCGTACGCGCCGCTGCCCTGGGCCCCGCCCGGCCTGGTCGACGAGGTGATGCGTGACGTGGTGCACCCGACGCTGGCCGAGCTGCGCCGGCGGGGCGCCCCGTTCGTCGGCCTGCTCTACGTGGGCCTGGCGATCACCGCCGCCGGCCCGCGCGTGATCGAGTTCAACGCCCGCTTCGGCGATCCGGAGACGCAGGTGGTGCTCGCCCTGCTGGAGACGCCGCTGGGCGGGCTGCTGCACGCCGCCGCCACCGGCACGCTGGCCGCGCACCCGCCGCTCCGCTGGCGTGACGGCGCGGCGGTCACTGTCGTGGTGGCGGCCGAGGGCTACCCGGCGGCGCCGCGTACCGGTGATGTGATCACCGGCGCGGACCGCGCCGGGGTCATCCAGGCCGGCACCCGCCGCGACGCCGACGGCACCCTGCGCTCCGCCGGGGGCCGGGTCCTCTGCGGTACGGCCACCGGCCCCGACCTGGCCGCCGCACGGGACGCCGCCTACCAGGTGGTACGCGGCATCGAGCTGGCCGGGGCGCATCACCGCTCGGACATCGCCGGCCTGGCCATCGAGGGCCGGATCACGATTCCCGGCTGA
- a CDS encoding SigE family RNA polymerase sigma factor, translating to MAGLPADIEGYREYVAARLDPLRRTAYLLCEDWHTADDLVSTALVKLLRHWRRVSAMDNPDAYVRRTLLRTWLDERRRPWRREAAWAEVPDRAVRAATDATADRVTILALLADLPPRRRAVLVLRYFCDLSVEETAHELGCSVGTVKSQSARAIEALRGRLVTARTKPREAEEHG from the coding sequence GTGGCGGGATTGCCGGCCGACATCGAGGGTTATCGCGAGTACGTCGCGGCACGCCTGGATCCGCTGCGCCGTACGGCGTACCTGTTGTGCGAGGACTGGCACACCGCCGACGACCTGGTGTCGACGGCGCTGGTGAAGCTGCTGCGGCACTGGCGGCGGGTCTCCGCGATGGACAACCCCGACGCGTACGTCCGGCGGACCCTGCTGCGGACCTGGCTGGACGAACGGCGGCGGCCGTGGCGGCGGGAGGCCGCCTGGGCCGAGGTGCCCGACCGCGCGGTGCGCGCGGCGACCGACGCGACGGCCGACCGGGTCACCATTCTCGCTCTCCTCGCCGATCTGCCCCCGCGCCGCCGGGCGGTGCTCGTGCTGCGCTACTTCTGCGATCTGTCCGTCGAGGAGACCGCGCACGAGCTGGGGTGCAGCGTCGGGACGGTGAAGAGTCAGTCCGCACGGGCCATCGAGGCGCTTCGGGGCCGCCTGGTCACCGCGCGGACCAAGCCGCGGGAGGCGGAGGAGCATGGATGA
- a CDS encoding AMP-binding protein: MDLPFIVATLTRRGLLNPGRPIRVASQLNALRRWGWSLAGELRQAAARDPGRTAVVDEHGASLTYQELLDRSERLARSLRAGLGVQAGDRVGVLCRNHHGLIEAVVAAMLLGADAVLVNTGLSAAQLATVAEEQGLRVLVHDAEFAERILGLPADLHRVDERRQEELIAGALPGDQLQPPERDGRTIVLTSGTTGAPKGARRPTPHGFGPLVSIIDRIPLHVHDTVLIAAPIFHTWGYAALQVSFALRATIVLHRRFDPAATLAALAGQPCDALFAVPVMLQRLMEVPAPEPRPPLKVVAVSGSALPGGLATAFMDRFGDVLHNLYGSTEVSWASIASPAELRAAPTTAGRPPHGTRLEIVDDAGEPVRDGRVGRIFVGNEMLFEGYTTGAGRESRDGLLDTGDLGRMNADGLLFVDGRADDMIVSGGENVFPSEVEDLIARLPQVREVAVIGVPDPEYGQRLAAFLALHPGETLDPEAVREYVRHYLARFSVPRDVVFVKYLPRNATGKVLGRELRRYYG; this comes from the coding sequence TTGGACCTGCCGTTCATCGTCGCCACGCTGACCCGACGCGGACTGCTCAACCCGGGCCGCCCCATCCGGGTGGCCTCCCAGCTGAATGCCCTGCGCCGGTGGGGCTGGAGCCTGGCCGGAGAGCTGCGCCAGGCCGCCGCGCGCGACCCGGGGCGTACCGCCGTCGTCGACGAGCACGGCGCCTCGCTGACCTACCAGGAGCTGCTGGACCGGTCGGAGCGGCTGGCCCGGTCGCTGCGCGCCGGGCTCGGCGTGCAGGCCGGCGACCGGGTGGGCGTGCTCTGCCGCAACCACCACGGCCTCATCGAGGCCGTCGTGGCCGCCATGCTGCTCGGCGCGGACGCCGTGCTCGTCAACACCGGCCTCTCCGCCGCCCAGCTCGCCACCGTGGCCGAGGAGCAGGGCCTGCGCGTGCTCGTGCACGACGCCGAGTTCGCCGAGCGGATCCTCGGTCTCCCCGCCGACCTGCACCGGGTCGACGAGCGCCGCCAGGAGGAGCTGATCGCCGGCGCGCTGCCCGGTGACCAGCTCCAGCCGCCGGAGCGGGACGGCCGCACCATCGTGCTCACCTCCGGGACCACCGGCGCGCCCAAGGGCGCGCGCCGGCCCACGCCGCACGGCTTCGGCCCGCTGGTGTCCATCATCGACCGGATCCCGCTGCACGTGCACGACACCGTGCTGATCGCCGCGCCGATCTTCCACACCTGGGGGTACGCCGCCCTCCAGGTGTCGTTCGCGCTGCGCGCCACGATCGTGCTGCACCGCCGGTTCGACCCGGCCGCCACGCTGGCCGCCCTGGCGGGGCAGCCCTGTGACGCGCTCTTCGCCGTACCCGTCATGCTGCAACGGCTCATGGAGGTGCCAGCGCCCGAGCCCCGGCCGCCGCTCAAGGTGGTCGCGGTGAGCGGCTCCGCGCTGCCCGGCGGCCTGGCCACCGCGTTCATGGACCGCTTCGGCGACGTCCTGCACAACCTCTACGGCTCCACCGAGGTCTCCTGGGCCTCCATCGCCAGCCCGGCGGAACTGCGCGCGGCCCCCACCACGGCGGGCCGCCCGCCGCACGGCACCCGGCTGGAGATCGTGGACGACGCCGGCGAACCGGTCCGGGACGGCCGGGTGGGCCGTATCTTCGTGGGCAACGAGATGCTCTTCGAGGGATACACCACGGGCGCCGGCCGGGAGAGCCGCGACGGCCTGCTCGACACCGGCGACCTGGGCCGGATGAACGCCGACGGGCTGCTCTTCGTCGACGGGCGGGCCGACGACATGATCGTATCCGGTGGGGAGAACGTCTTCCCGTCCGAGGTGGAGGATCTCATCGCCCGGCTGCCGCAGGTCCGCGAGGTCGCCGTGATCGGCGTACCGGACCCGGAGTACGGCCAGCGGCTCGCCGCGTTCCTGGCCCTGCACCCCGGTGAGACGCTCGACCCGGAGGCGGTCCGCGAGTACGTGCGGCACTACCTGGCCCGGTTCTCCGTGCCCCGCGACGTGGTGTTCGTGAAGTACCTGCCCCGCAACGCCACCGGCAAGGTGCTCGGCCGCGAACTGCGCCGCTACTACGGCTGA
- a CDS encoding acyl-CoA dehydrogenase family protein, whose product MAEFSLDLNEEQRDLRDWVHGFAAEVVRPAAAEWDAREETPWPIIQEAAKVGLYGFEFLATCWADPTGLSLPIASEELFWGDAGIGLSIFGTSLAVAAIYGAGTPDQLVEWVPQCFGDVDQPAVAAFCTTEPEAGSDVGSMRTRAVYDAATDEWVLNGQKAYATNGGIAGVHVVTASVEPDLGSRGQAAFVVPPGTPGLTATRKLRKLGLRASHTADVFLDDVRVPGRCLLGGKEALDERLARARTGQRASGQAAMRTFELSRPTVGAQALGVARAAYEYALDYAKERVQFGRPIIENQAVAFTLADMKMEIDAARLLVWRASWMGRNNRPFTAGEGSMSKLKAGEVAVSVTDRAVQLLGGAGFLRDHPVERWYRDAKIYTIFEGTSEIQRLVISRAISGMQIR is encoded by the coding sequence ATGGCCGAGTTCTCGCTCGACCTGAACGAGGAACAGCGGGACCTTCGCGACTGGGTGCACGGCTTCGCGGCCGAGGTCGTGCGCCCGGCCGCGGCCGAGTGGGACGCCCGGGAGGAGACTCCCTGGCCGATCATCCAGGAGGCCGCGAAGGTCGGCCTGTACGGCTTCGAGTTCCTCGCCACCTGCTGGGCCGACCCCACCGGGCTCTCCCTGCCGATCGCCAGCGAGGAGCTGTTCTGGGGTGACGCCGGCATCGGCCTGAGCATCTTCGGCACCTCGCTGGCCGTGGCCGCCATCTACGGCGCCGGCACCCCCGACCAGCTCGTCGAGTGGGTGCCGCAGTGCTTCGGCGACGTCGACCAGCCGGCCGTCGCCGCGTTCTGCACCACCGAGCCGGAGGCCGGTTCCGACGTCGGGTCGATGCGGACCCGGGCGGTCTACGACGCGGCCACCGACGAGTGGGTGCTCAACGGGCAGAAGGCGTACGCCACCAACGGCGGCATCGCGGGCGTGCACGTGGTCACCGCCTCGGTCGAGCCCGACCTGGGCTCGCGCGGGCAGGCCGCGTTCGTCGTGCCGCCCGGCACGCCGGGGCTCACCGCCACCCGCAAGCTGCGCAAGCTCGGGCTGCGCGCCTCGCACACCGCCGACGTCTTCCTCGACGACGTACGGGTTCCGGGGCGCTGCCTGCTCGGCGGCAAGGAGGCGCTCGACGAGCGGCTGGCGCGGGCCCGCACGGGCCAGCGCGCCTCCGGCCAGGCGGCCATGCGCACCTTCGAACTGTCCCGCCCGACCGTCGGCGCGCAGGCGCTCGGCGTGGCCCGCGCCGCGTACGAGTACGCCCTCGACTACGCCAAGGAGCGGGTCCAGTTCGGCCGGCCGATCATCGAGAACCAGGCGGTCGCGTTCACGCTGGCCGACATGAAGATGGAGATCGACGCGGCCCGGCTGCTGGTCTGGCGGGCGTCCTGGATGGGCCGCAACAACCGGCCGTTCACCGCGGGCGAGGGCTCGATGTCCAAGCTCAAGGCCGGCGAGGTGGCCGTCTCCGTGACCGACCGTGCCGTCCAGCTCCTCGGCGGGGCCGGCTTCCTGCGCGACCACCCGGTCGAGCGGTGGTACCGGGACGCCAAGATCTACACCATCTTCGAGGGCACTTCCGAGATCCAGCGGCTGGTCATCTCCCGGGCCATCTCCGGCATGCAGATCCGCTGA
- a CDS encoding SCP2 sterol-binding domain-containing protein — protein MSDFDPANFANVGPKEFAQLVKSTPDDKIAEIMSGDLRGKILSEVFNRMPSLFRADRAGSTNAVIHWNITGRPDGGTDTYEIVIENGTCTVSETPTRDPKLSLTMGPVEFLKIVSGGGNPVMMFMTGKLKAKGDLGLAANIANLFDIPKA, from the coding sequence ATGAGTGACTTCGACCCGGCCAACTTCGCGAACGTCGGCCCGAAGGAGTTCGCGCAGCTGGTCAAGTCCACCCCCGACGACAAGATCGCCGAGATCATGTCCGGCGACCTGCGCGGCAAGATCTTGAGCGAGGTCTTCAACCGGATGCCGTCGCTGTTCCGGGCCGACCGGGCCGGCTCGACCAACGCGGTCATCCACTGGAACATCACCGGCCGTCCCGACGGTGGCACCGACACCTACGAGATCGTCATCGAGAACGGCACCTGCACCGTCTCGGAGACCCCCACCCGGGACCCGAAGCTCAGCCTCACCATGGGCCCGGTCGAGTTCCTGAAGATCGTCTCGGGTGGCGGCAACCCGGTCATGATGTTCATGACCGGCAAGCTGAAGGCGAAGGGCGACCTGGGCCTCGCCGCCAACATCGCCAACCTGTTCGACATCCCCAAGGCCTGA
- a CDS encoding TetR/AcrR family transcriptional regulator, with the protein MSSTPTFKRLPRAVREQQMLDAAVKVFSRRGFHAASMDEIADDAGISKPMVYAYLGTKEELFVACLHREGTRMMEAIAGAAAPDLPADERLWRGLRAFFGFVGAHRDGWAVLYRQARGEQPFAAELATMRGRLVEVVAGMLDHALRAKGREVGATDLEVVAYALVGATESLADWLADHPEADPEKTATRMMNVAWLGADQLLRGVTWHPRTS; encoded by the coding sequence GTGTCCAGCACACCGACCTTCAAGCGCCTACCCCGCGCCGTGCGCGAGCAGCAGATGCTCGACGCGGCGGTGAAGGTGTTCTCCCGCCGGGGCTTCCACGCGGCCAGCATGGACGAGATCGCCGACGACGCCGGCATCTCGAAGCCGATGGTCTACGCGTACCTGGGCACCAAGGAGGAACTCTTCGTCGCCTGCCTGCACCGCGAAGGCACCCGGATGATGGAGGCCATCGCCGGGGCGGCCGCGCCCGACCTGCCCGCCGACGAGCGGCTCTGGCGCGGGCTGCGCGCGTTCTTCGGCTTCGTCGGCGCGCACCGGGACGGCTGGGCCGTCCTCTACCGACAGGCCCGTGGCGAGCAGCCGTTCGCCGCCGAGCTGGCCACCATGCGCGGCCGGCTCGTCGAGGTGGTCGCCGGGATGCTCGACCACGCCCTGCGCGCCAAGGGCCGCGAGGTCGGCGCCACCGACCTGGAGGTCGTCGCGTACGCCCTGGTGGGCGCGACCGAGTCGCTGGCGGACTGGCTGGCCGACCACCCGGAGGCGGACCCGGAGAAGACCGCGACCCGGATGATGAACGTGGCCTGGCTGGGCGCTGACCAGCTGCTGCGCGGCGTCACCTGGCATCCCCGCACCTCCTGA
- a CDS encoding DedA family protein, with translation MGDVVDLLHQTVTSPWVYLVIITVTAVDAFFPAVPGETVAITAGVFAAGGEPNVVGVIVAAAFGAFAGDHISYAIGRGGGAHRLARLPVDSRRRAGSEWARRAVDRRGGIILTTSRYVPGGRTAVTLTMGAVRYPYRSFLMYDALACGTWGIYCGLLGYFGGLAFEHNPVQGLLAGVGLSVAVTGLFEVVRWARRRARARATAGR, from the coding sequence ATGGGGGATGTGGTCGACCTGCTGCACCAGACGGTGACCTCACCGTGGGTGTACTTGGTGATCATCACGGTCACCGCGGTCGACGCGTTCTTCCCAGCCGTGCCGGGCGAGACCGTGGCGATCACCGCCGGGGTCTTCGCGGCCGGCGGGGAGCCGAACGTGGTCGGGGTGATCGTGGCCGCCGCGTTCGGCGCGTTCGCGGGCGACCACATCTCGTACGCCATCGGGCGCGGCGGCGGCGCCCACCGGCTGGCCCGGCTGCCCGTCGACAGCCGCCGCCGGGCCGGTTCGGAGTGGGCCCGGCGGGCGGTCGACCGGCGCGGCGGGATCATCCTGACGACCTCCCGGTACGTCCCGGGCGGCCGCACCGCCGTCACCCTGACCATGGGCGCGGTCCGCTACCCGTACCGCTCCTTCCTCATGTACGACGCGCTGGCCTGCGGCACCTGGGGCATCTACTGCGGCCTGCTCGGCTACTTCGGCGGGCTGGCCTTCGAGCACAACCCCGTCCAGGGCCTGCTCGCCGGCGTCGGTCTCTCGGTGGCGGTCACCGGCCTGTTCGAGGTCGTCCGCTGGGCCCGCCGCCGCGCCCGCGCCCGCGCCACCGCCGGCCGTTGA